The window GTCCTCGTGGTCAAGGAAAAAGAGTTCGTGGAAAAAGAGACAAAACCACCTTCGAGATACGGACAAGGTAGGCTTATAAAGGTCATGGAAGACCTGGGACTTGGCACCAAATCCACCAGGCATGAGATCATATCAAAACTCTATGCCAGGGCATATGTCCACGGCAACCCCCTGCAGCCAACCAAGATTGCCATAGGGGTTATAGAGTCACTGGAAAAATATGCTGATACCATAACCAAACCTGACATGACTGCCACTCTTGAAAATGATATGGACCTGATAGCCGAGGGCTCCAGGAAAGAGAAAGATGTGGAAGATGAATCCAGGAAGATGCTTGATGCTGTCTTTGATGAACTGTTAAAAAACCAGGAGAAGATCACCGAGAGCCTGCGTTCCAGTATGAGGGAAGACAAGATCATAGGCACATGCGAGAAATGTGCCAGTAAACTGATCATCAGGCGGTCCAAAAGAGGCGGGCGGTTCATTGGATGTACCGGGTATCCGGATTGTGATTTTTCACTGCCGTTACCCAAAAGCGGCCAGATAGTGGTCACAGATAAACTGTGTGAGCAGCATAAAATGAACCATATCAAGATAATTACCAAGGGAAAGCGGCCCTGGGACCTGGGATGTCCTTATTGCAACTATCTGGAATGGCAAAAAAGCCTTAAGGATGACGAAAAGAAAAGTAAGTAATATGATTAAAAGCCTAAGCAGCGGCAGTCCTGTGCGCCTGTTCGCAGGGGGGCTGCATGGTGATGAATGGGAAACCACTACTCCATTGCTGGAAGAGTTGACCCAACCCCTGACCGGGACATTGCTTATTATGTCCAAAGTGTCTGGAAATGAGTACCTCAGCACACTAGACAGGAACTATTACACTCAATATGCTCCCCATTTACTGGAGGCCATAAAGGAGTACCGTCCATGTATCTATCTTGAACTTCATTCCTATTCGAAGGTTAACTTTTCAATACTAACAGGGGACGGCAGGTTCGAACGCCATGGTATACCTGCATATATCGAGATCGAAGCCGGTGTGCTAATGGGTTCGGTATCACCCCATATCAGGCGGGATCATTTCAGCCCATATGACCTGTGCGTATCCTTTGAGATGCCAAAAAGACCATCAGGGCAAACCCTGGAAGTGATTGGCCACTTGCTTGACATTGTAAAGGAATGTAGGGGCCGGGATGCTTTTGTCAGGTACATGAAGGTGCACTATCCTGAGCAGACCTCAGTGGCTGTCAGGAACTATCTCAGGTTTTACGGAGACCTTTACTAACATCAAACATTGCAGCAAAATAACCATAGACAAAATTGATTTTTGCTTTTTATCTGTGTAATCTGTTTTTTTTGCCACAGAGGACACAGAGAGCACAGAGTATTTTCCCTCTGTATTCGTATATACACTATTCTTGCAATATCAATAAAAAAGTATCTCGTAGCCTACTATATAGGTAGGCCGAGAGGGATAACAACTATGCTATCACGGAAGCCGTGGCCAGGGAAGTGGCAGCCGGTATCGGGTACCCTGTGCTGGTGCGCCCCTCCTATGTACTGGGCGGACGGGCCATGGAGATAGTATACGACGAGAACGACCTGAACAGGTATATGAATGAGGCAGTGCGGGTCTCGCCCGAGCATCCTGTGCTCATCGACAACTTCCTTGAGGGTGCCATTGAGATCGATGTGGATGCCATATGCGATGGCGAGGACGTGCTCATCGGTGCAATCATGGAGCATATCGAGGAGGCCGGGATACACAGCGGTGATTCGGCCTGCGTGATACCGCCCCAGTCACTGGGACACTATGTGCTGGATACGGTCAGGGACAATGTGAGGCGCATTGCCCTGGCACTCAGGGTGAAGGGCACCCTGAACATCCAGATGGCATACAAGGACCGGGTGGTCTATGTGCTGGAGGCGAACCCCCGCAGCAGCCGTACCATTCCATTCGTATCAAAGGCTGTGGGCCTGCCGCTGGCAAAGATTGCGGCCAGGGCCATGATAGGAATAACATTGAAGGAACAGGGATACCTCCAGGAACCCAGGCCTGTACATGTTTCAGTGAAGGAAGTCCTCCTGCCATTTGACAAACTCCCTGGAGCGGACCCGATCCTCAGCCCTGAGATGCGCAGTACTGGCGAGGTCATGGGTGTGGATTACAGTTACGGGCTGGCTTTTTTCAAGGCAGAACTGGCAGCAGATAATGCACTACCGCTTAAGGGTAAGGTGTTCATGTCCATCAGGGACCAGGATAAACCGGTACTGGTGCAGATAGCAAGGAAGATGGTTGATGCGGGACTGGAAATCATTGCTACCAGCGGCACGGTCCGGTACCTGTCTGGCAAGGGTTTCGATGTTACTGAAATAAAGAAGGTACATGACGGCAGTCCAAATGTCATTGACCTGATGCGCAAAGATGATGTCGGCCTGGTCATAAATACGCCCACAAGCAAGATAAGCTACAAGGACGGGCGGAGTATACGGCGGGCGGCAGTGGATTATGCGATACCATACATCACCACGATACAGGCGGCAATGGCTGCTGCCGATGCTATTGAGGCCGTGAGCAGGGGAGAACTGGTTATAAAGAGTATTGGCGAGTACCATTTGGAGATGTGAAAAACTGAATATAATGATGGTGGTGGGAAGTTTGGGAAAATTAGATCATGCCTTTACTGCAATAGAGGGAAACCTCCTGGCCTTTGAAGAGGTCAACCAGCTTGCTCTGGGTGGGAAGATTATGGCCACAAGAAAGGCACAGCATGAAGTCCCCTACAATATCCAGGTGACTGGATGAGCTACTGATTTATCCTTATTTCAAAACGTCAGTGAATTAGCAGGTCATGGAAAAATAGTGGAAGGAATCCAATGATCCCTTCACTCAAATATTATACGCTGTCTCGCCATGACATGTCTTGTCAAGCCCGATATTTTCCTCACTCTCA is drawn from ANME-2 cluster archaeon and contains these coding sequences:
- a CDS encoding DUF2119 domain-containing protein, which codes for MIKSLSSGSPVRLFAGGLHGDEWETTTPLLEELTQPLTGTLLIMSKVSGNEYLSTLDRNYYTQYAPHLLEAIKEYRPCIYLELHSYSKVNFSILTGDGRFERHGIPAYIEIEAGVLMGSVSPHIRRDHFSPYDLCVSFEMPKRPSGQTLEVIGHLLDIVKECRGRDAFVRYMKVHYPEQTSVAVRNYLRFYGDLY